A DNA window from Candidatus Protochlamydia naegleriophila contains the following coding sequences:
- the atpF gene encoding F0F1 ATP synthase subunit B — MNLEIEQILTQIVAFLIMLWVLKKFAWKPLLGLMEERQELIRSEFDSIEMQKKEVNKRADEYKTKLHDIDAEARKRIQEAIGKGRDIAHDIERETRNKAALILNNAQDEMRRELDQAKEQLKRDVVKISLAVTEKLIQEKLDPSKHQKLIEEAIDQVVIK; from the coding sequence ATGAATTTAGAAATCGAGCAAATCTTAACTCAAATTGTTGCTTTTTTAATCATGCTTTGGGTTTTAAAAAAGTTTGCTTGGAAACCTCTGCTGGGTCTGATGGAAGAGCGTCAAGAGCTTATTCGCTCCGAGTTTGATTCCATTGAGATGCAGAAAAAAGAGGTTAACAAGCGGGCTGACGAATACAAAACCAAATTGCATGATATCGATGCTGAGGCAAGAAAAAGAATTCAAGAGGCCATTGGTAAAGGGCGAGACATTGCTCACGATATTGAGCGTGAGACACGCAACAAGGCTGCACTGATTTTGAACAATGCACAAGACGAGATGCGACGTGAATTGGATCAGGCCAAAGAACAGTTGAAGAGGGATGTTGTCAAGATTTCTCTGGCTGTAACTGAAAAGTTGATTCAAGAGAAGTTGGATCCTAGCAAGCATCAGAAATTGATTGAAGAAGCCATAGACCAGGTTGTGATCAAATGA
- the atpE gene encoding ATP synthase F0 subunit C has product MNIGTALALSAPLAVGLAALGSGIGLGRAVGSAMEAIGRQPEASGKILTNMIIGAALIEALTIYALIVFFVVLERMA; this is encoded by the coding sequence ATGAATATTGGAACAGCTTTAGCTCTTTCTGCTCCTTTAGCTGTAGGTCTTGCAGCCTTAGGATCTGGTATTGGCCTGGGTCGTGCTGTTGGTAGCGCTATGGAAGCCATTGGCCGTCAACCTGAAGCGTCTGGAAAGATCCTCACTAACATGATTATCGGCGCTGCGTTGATTGAAGCCTTGACGATTTATGCTCTTATTGTCTTCTTCGTTGTTTTAGAAAGAATGGCATAA
- a CDS encoding V-type ATP synthase subunit I — MRKDVKKFLFLGPEDEKKQFFKQAQALGVIHFIDPHQSSSKDIPEDVQRLTSAIKVLRGLPIMEQEENFQGLHDDAIVERILTLHRDNEKLQEEMRVLRLEIARIEVFGDFSLRDLTEVEKEGKRRIQFFVARPNLFQNAELPEELIYVASDHNLDYYVAINERPVAYDKMIEIKIERSLGDLRKRMVGAKAEQHAIDQQLKSYAKYNEFLHQALVDKLNRYHLNNAQTYVQQAMDGLLFAVEGWVPATKVDQVEALIQKLNVYADEVAIEPADVVPTYLENSGFGRLGEDLVHVYDTPSASDKDPSKWVLWCFTLFFAFIIGDAGYGLVYLALALFLRYKYPNLKGVGKRVLNLFTVLCVGCIVWGTLMTSFFGMQIDINNPIRKISLVQWLAEKKVAYHIAHKDASYEHWVKEYPELGNEKDAYQFVSFVPNWEPSRGPVVLSKVSDSIMFELALFIGVVHLLLSLLRYGWRNIPNLGWALFLIGAYLYFPSYLQTPSFLNFIGGWDLTEGGKLGLQLMIGGIAFAWLSSIWKNGWTGIFEITVLIQVFADVLSYLRLYALGLAGAVVGATVNEIASGLPLLASLFLVMVAHFVNLLLGTMGGVIHGLRLNFLEWYHYSFEGGGKKFQPLKLLKIE, encoded by the coding sequence ATGCGTAAAGATGTTAAGAAATTCTTGTTTTTGGGTCCTGAAGACGAGAAAAAGCAATTTTTTAAGCAAGCTCAGGCGCTTGGGGTTATTCATTTCATCGATCCCCATCAAAGCTCTTCTAAGGATATTCCAGAGGACGTGCAGCGGCTGACCTCTGCGATTAAAGTTCTGCGTGGCTTGCCTATCATGGAACAGGAGGAAAACTTTCAAGGCCTTCATGACGATGCCATTGTCGAACGCATTTTGACTCTTCACCGCGACAATGAAAAGTTACAAGAAGAAATGAGGGTCTTGAGGCTGGAGATTGCCCGCATTGAGGTATTTGGCGATTTTTCATTGAGAGATCTGACAGAGGTTGAAAAAGAGGGGAAGCGAAGGATTCAGTTCTTTGTGGCTCGCCCAAATCTGTTCCAGAATGCTGAATTGCCCGAGGAATTGATTTATGTGGCGTCGGATCACAATCTCGACTATTACGTAGCGATTAATGAGCGTCCCGTGGCCTATGACAAGATGATTGAGATCAAGATTGAACGCTCGCTTGGCGATTTGCGCAAGCGGATGGTTGGAGCAAAGGCAGAGCAGCATGCCATCGATCAGCAACTTAAATCATATGCCAAGTACAATGAGTTTTTGCATCAGGCATTGGTCGACAAACTGAATCGGTATCATCTCAATAATGCTCAAACGTATGTACAGCAGGCCATGGACGGTTTGCTGTTTGCCGTTGAGGGGTGGGTACCTGCGACTAAGGTCGATCAAGTGGAAGCATTGATACAGAAGCTCAACGTCTATGCTGACGAAGTCGCCATTGAGCCTGCCGACGTGGTGCCAACCTACTTGGAAAATAGTGGTTTTGGCCGTTTGGGCGAAGATTTGGTGCATGTGTACGATACTCCCTCAGCTTCAGACAAAGACCCCTCAAAATGGGTCCTTTGGTGCTTTACGCTCTTTTTTGCTTTCATCATCGGGGATGCCGGCTATGGCCTCGTTTACCTGGCGCTAGCGCTTTTCTTGCGCTATAAGTATCCCAATTTAAAAGGAGTAGGCAAAAGGGTTTTGAATCTTTTTACCGTTCTTTGCGTTGGATGCATTGTCTGGGGGACTCTCATGACGTCTTTCTTTGGCATGCAGATTGACATTAACAACCCCATTAGAAAGATTTCGCTTGTCCAGTGGTTGGCGGAAAAAAAGGTGGCGTATCATATCGCCCATAAAGATGCCAGTTATGAGCATTGGGTAAAGGAGTATCCTGAACTTGGGAATGAAAAAGATGCCTATCAATTTGTTTCATTCGTCCCCAATTGGGAACCGAGTCGGGGGCCTGTCGTTTTGAGCAAGGTAAGCGATTCGATCATGTTTGAGTTGGCACTCTTTATTGGTGTTGTGCACTTGCTCTTATCTTTACTCCGCTATGGTTGGCGCAACATTCCCAATTTGGGATGGGCACTCTTTCTGATTGGAGCGTATCTTTATTTTCCCTCTTATCTTCAAACGCCTAGCTTTCTCAACTTTATTGGGGGGTGGGATTTGACAGAAGGGGGCAAGCTTGGTTTGCAATTGATGATTGGCGGAATAGCTTTTGCTTGGCTCTCATCCATTTGGAAAAATGGCTGGACAGGCATCTTTGAGATTACTGTCTTGATTCAAGTTTTTGCCGATGTCCTGTCTTATTTGCGCCTTTATGCATTAGGGCTCGCTGGTGCGGTAGTTGGTGCCACCGTCAATGAGATTGCAAGCGGACTTCCACTTTTAGCCTCTTTATTTTTGGTTATGGTTGCACACTTCGTCAATCTGTTGCTTGGAACCATGGGAGGCGTTATTCACGGCTTGAGACTTAACTTTTTGGAATGGTATCACTACTCCTTTGAAGGAGGAGGCAAAAAGTTTCAGCCGCTCAAATTATTAAAAATCGAATAA
- a CDS encoding ATP synthase subunit C — translation MDFNMVGPAMALGLSSIGCSIGCWIAGSASHAAMSRTEEGHGKFIGMAAAPSSQVIYGFLLMLQMSRAIQAGTLSPVSAIAIGIFSGLAIGISSIYQGKVCATGIQASLKQPSVYGKCFAAIGIIESFALFAFVFALLII, via the coding sequence ATGGATTTCAATATGGTAGGTCCTGCAATGGCTTTGGGCTTGAGTAGTATCGGATGTAGCATTGGCTGCTGGATTGCAGGCTCTGCATCGCATGCTGCCATGAGTCGTACTGAGGAAGGGCATGGAAAGTTTATTGGTATGGCAGCAGCGCCTTCTTCGCAGGTTATTTACGGGTTTTTGTTGATGCTGCAAATGAGCCGAGCGATTCAAGCGGGAACGCTTTCACCTGTATCTGCCATTGCTATCGGCATATTCTCTGGCTTGGCAATCGGCATTTCTTCCATTTATCAAGGCAAGGTGTGTGCAACGGGTATTCAGGCGAGCTTGAAGCAGCCTTCAGTGTATGGTAAGTGCTTTGCCGCGATTGGTATTATCGAGTCGTTCGCACTTTTCGCCTTCGTTTTTGCCCTCTTGATCATCTAA
- the atpH gene encoding ATP synthase F1 subunit delta, whose protein sequence is MIAKAVASRYSKALVDAATSPEQLEKHLAALEEIADLLQAMPKLREFLFDPHLSTRNKKNILQRLFGERLDKTILSFLYLLIEKGRFKYLSEIRKEYHRLVKQKLGIIEARLITAVPAEDALKEKVKDKLEKAYRKTIDIKSEVRPDIIGGMILIVGHKMIDDSVKQRLAKLKDSLLAAKV, encoded by the coding sequence ATGATAGCAAAAGCCGTTGCTTCGCGATATTCAAAGGCTTTAGTTGATGCAGCTACCTCTCCTGAGCAGCTAGAGAAGCATTTAGCTGCTTTGGAGGAGATTGCCGATTTACTGCAGGCGATGCCGAAACTTCGCGAGTTTTTATTCGATCCTCATCTCAGCACCAGGAATAAAAAAAACATTCTGCAGCGTTTATTTGGCGAGCGTCTCGACAAAACTATTTTGAGTTTTCTTTATTTGCTAATCGAAAAAGGGCGCTTTAAGTATTTGTCAGAGATCAGGAAAGAGTACCATCGTTTGGTCAAGCAGAAATTGGGAATTATAGAAGCGCGCTTGATTACGGCGGTACCCGCTGAGGATGCCTTGAAGGAAAAGGTGAAAGATAAGTTGGAAAAGGCTTATCGCAAAACGATCGATATCAAATCGGAAGTTCGCCCCGATATTATTGGTGGAATGATTTTAATCGTCGGCCATAAAATGATTGATGATAGTGTAAAACAAAGACTTGCAAAATTAAAAGATAGCTTATTAGCAGCTAAGGTCTAG
- a CDS encoding V-type ATP synthase subunit B, with protein MKIVYDRINNMRGNLITVTAEGVGLGELARVDLKDGRSIYASVLRIDGDQVTLQVFQSTRGISTGDRVTFLNRQMQAIYGDALLGRRLSGAGAPVDGGPQVVGESIDIGTTSFNPVKRIVPRDMVRTNIPMIDVFNCLVRSQKIPIFSVPGEPYNALLMRIANQTDADVVVIGGMGLTFKEYQAFIDNAEAAGTMNKTVMFIHRATDPAVECLLVPDMALACAERFATDGKNVLVLLTDMTAFADAIKEIAITMDQVPSNRGYPGSLYSDLASRYEKAVSIEGSGSITVIGVTTMPGDDVTHPVPDNTGYITEGQFYLHHGRIDPFGSLSRLKQLVIGKVTREDHGELANAMIRLYAESKKARERQAMGFKLSRWDEKLLAYSHLFEDRMMNLEVNYTLEQALDLGWETLAECFQPNEVGIKQAVVSKYWPQAIQTV; from the coding sequence ATGAAAATTGTTTACGATCGAATCAATAATATGCGCGGCAACTTGATCACAGTCACAGCCGAAGGGGTGGGTCTTGGGGAGCTTGCACGTGTAGATTTAAAAGATGGACGCAGCATCTACGCCTCTGTGTTGCGCATTGATGGCGACCAAGTGACGCTGCAGGTTTTTCAAAGCACGCGTGGAATTTCCACAGGTGACCGGGTCACCTTTTTGAACCGTCAAATGCAGGCCATTTATGGGGATGCTTTGCTAGGAAGGCGTTTGAGTGGCGCAGGAGCGCCGGTTGACGGCGGCCCGCAAGTTGTTGGAGAGTCTATTGATATCGGAACGACCTCTTTCAATCCTGTTAAAAGGATTGTTCCGCGCGATATGGTTCGTACAAATATTCCGATGATCGATGTCTTTAACTGCTTAGTCAGATCGCAAAAGATTCCAATTTTCTCAGTTCCCGGCGAACCTTACAATGCGTTGCTCATGCGTATTGCCAATCAGACCGATGCCGATGTCGTCGTCATTGGTGGAATGGGGCTCACATTTAAAGAGTATCAGGCCTTTATCGACAATGCAGAGGCTGCTGGAACGATGAATAAGACGGTGATGTTTATTCATCGTGCGACAGATCCGGCCGTCGAATGCCTCCTCGTGCCTGATATGGCGCTTGCTTGTGCAGAGCGCTTTGCGACGGATGGTAAGAACGTCTTGGTCTTATTGACCGACATGACTGCTTTTGCCGATGCGATTAAAGAGATTGCCATTACGATGGACCAGGTTCCATCGAACCGCGGCTATCCGGGATCGCTTTACTCGGACTTAGCTTCCCGCTATGAAAAGGCGGTATCGATCGAAGGAAGCGGCTCGATTACGGTCATTGGTGTGACAACAATGCCTGGAGATGATGTCACGCACCCGGTTCCTGATAATACGGGCTACATCACGGAAGGGCAGTTTTACTTGCATCATGGACGGATTGATCCTTTTGGATCGCTGTCCCGTTTAAAGCAATTGGTCATCGGTAAAGTCACGCGTGAAGACCATGGAGAGCTTGCGAATGCCATGATTCGCTTATATGCAGAATCTAAAAAAGCGCGTGAAAGACAAGCGATGGGATTTAAGCTCTCTCGCTGGGATGAAAAGCTGCTCGCTTACTCTCATCTTTTTGAAGATCGGATGATGAATCTCGAAGTGAATTATACCTTAGAACAGGCTTTGGACTTAGGGTGGGAAACATTGGCTGAGTGCTTTCAGCCAAATGAAGTTGGAATTAAGCAGGCCGTTGTTTCTAAATATTGGCCACAGGCTATTCAAACAGTCTAA
- the atpB gene encoding F0F1 ATP synthase subunit A — MIGGQVGLLTMVASSQPDAGSGVPELPNFITLLYHRFQHTDWAPFLHHWENIIFSVIIGCLLSWVAYMGTRKKEMIPSGLQNFLELGIEKFRHLIIGVLGPQGEAYVPFLGTLFIYIFVMNIFGMVPLMKSPSSSLNITAGLAICVFCLVQYLNIRNMGLFGFLYHLAGSPKNLVGWLLAPLMLSLELISQVARPITLSLRLFGNVLGEDILIGAFALMGVVMLSSIQSPVGIPLQIPFMFLALLTSLMQALVFTLLSTVYILLSIPSSEKHSH, encoded by the coding sequence ATGATTGGTGGACAAGTCGGATTATTGACAATGGTGGCAAGCAGTCAGCCTGATGCTGGCAGCGGAGTTCCTGAGTTACCAAACTTTATAACGCTCCTTTATCACCGTTTTCAGCACACCGACTGGGCGCCATTTTTGCATCACTGGGAAAATATCATATTCTCTGTGATCATTGGATGTTTGCTTTCTTGGGTTGCTTATATGGGAACGCGCAAGAAAGAGATGATTCCATCGGGCCTTCAAAATTTCTTAGAGTTGGGCATCGAAAAGTTCCGTCATCTAATCATCGGTGTTTTAGGGCCGCAAGGCGAGGCATATGTCCCTTTTCTTGGAACGCTATTCATCTATATTTTTGTGATGAATATCTTCGGGATGGTCCCATTGATGAAATCGCCCTCGTCTAGTTTAAACATTACGGCTGGGCTCGCCATATGCGTTTTTTGCCTCGTGCAGTACTTAAACATACGCAACATGGGTCTGTTTGGCTTTTTGTATCATTTAGCTGGGTCTCCAAAGAATCTCGTTGGATGGCTGTTAGCTCCTCTTATGCTGTCATTGGAGCTCATTTCACAAGTCGCTCGTCCCATTACCTTGTCCCTTCGTTTATTTGGTAACGTGCTTGGTGAGGATATCTTGATCGGGGCCTTTGCCTTGATGGGGGTGGTCATGCTTTCTTCGATCCAATCTCCCGTTGGCATACCGCTTCAGATCCCATTTATGTTCCTTGCCTTGCTGACGAGTTTGATGCAAGCTTTAGTCTTTACTTTATTAAGTACGGTCTATATTTTATTGTCTATACCTAGTTCAGAAAAGCATTCACATTAA
- a CDS encoding DUF2764 family protein — protein sequence MANYYYIGTYLPPLSFDAPPEISFTEFKKLLKDNLSEDDYRKTKIIRRYYDILNLRSLWLREELDPHGELDELELEEALATQVGLPSYVYDFIATHEKTEERIRHFPLLLARFFQSAASEQDPLLRKFLNFERELRLVWTGYRAAKLGRDLSVELQYEDPEEDLIAQLLAQKNSKVFEPPEKYQELKIIFEKYEEDPLALQRAIDQYRVAYIESLVGMADTFSIERILAYMIQLIIIEKWFELDKDKGKEIVDTIVRETH from the coding sequence ATGGCAAACTATTACTATATAGGAACGTATCTTCCGCCGCTTTCATTCGATGCTCCACCAGAGATTTCGTTTACTGAATTTAAGAAGCTATTGAAAGACAATCTTTCTGAAGACGATTATCGCAAGACAAAGATCATCAGGCGCTATTATGATATTTTGAATTTGCGATCGCTTTGGTTAAGAGAGGAGCTCGATCCACACGGAGAATTGGACGAGTTGGAGCTTGAAGAGGCGCTTGCGACCCAAGTTGGCCTGCCTTCTTACGTGTATGATTTCATTGCGACTCACGAAAAGACAGAAGAGCGAATTCGCCATTTTCCTTTGCTTTTGGCTAGGTTTTTTCAGAGTGCAGCGAGCGAACAGGATCCCCTTTTACGCAAATTCTTAAATTTCGAAAGAGAGCTCCGCCTTGTTTGGACGGGGTATCGGGCGGCAAAATTGGGCCGGGACTTAAGTGTAGAGCTTCAGTATGAGGATCCAGAAGAAGATTTAATAGCTCAGTTGTTGGCTCAAAAAAACTCTAAGGTCTTTGAGCCGCCTGAGAAATATCAGGAATTAAAAATTATATTTGAAAAATACGAGGAAGACCCTCTTGCACTGCAGCGGGCGATTGATCAATACCGCGTGGCTTATATAGAAAGCTTGGTCGGCATGGCCGATACTTTTTCTATCGAACGCATTCTCGCTTACATGATACAGCTTATTATCATTGAAAAGTGGTTTGAGTTAGACAAGGATAAAGGGAAAGAAATCGTCGACACGATTGTGAGGGAGACACATTAA
- a CDS encoding V-type ATP synthase subunit E — protein MKSLEKGQDKIQRICDKIRHETIEPAKVEAQDVIAAAHERAKDIIAEAERHAEQLIKQARGQIEQERNVFHSSLQQASKQALEALRQEIEHHLFNEELQVALDKQLADPKLIADLINGLVKAIEKEGLSTDLSAVIPRQVSADDVSALLLDGVRKRLKGKALEIGGFAGGAQLRLHGKKMTLDLSDQALKELLANYVRKDFRQLIFSH, from the coding sequence ATGAAATCATTGGAGAAAGGACAAGATAAAATTCAGCGCATTTGCGATAAGATTCGTCACGAAACGATCGAGCCAGCAAAAGTAGAGGCGCAAGATGTGATTGCGGCTGCGCATGAACGGGCAAAAGACATTATTGCGGAAGCTGAGCGCCACGCCGAGCAGTTGATCAAGCAAGCAAGAGGCCAAATCGAGCAGGAGCGAAACGTGTTCCACTCTTCACTGCAGCAAGCGTCAAAGCAGGCGTTGGAGGCTTTACGCCAAGAAATTGAGCATCACCTCTTCAACGAAGAGCTGCAGGTGGCCTTAGACAAGCAGCTTGCCGATCCCAAATTAATTGCCGATTTAATCAACGGCTTGGTGAAGGCAATTGAGAAAGAAGGCTTGAGCACGGATTTGAGCGCTGTGATTCCTCGCCAGGTATCGGCCGACGATGTGAGTGCCTTGCTGCTCGATGGAGTACGCAAGCGTTTGAAGGGCAAAGCATTGGAGATAGGTGGTTTTGCAGGTGGCGCACAATTGAGACTTCATGGCAAGAAGATGACGCTTGACTTAAGCGATCAAGCGCTAAAAGAGCTGCTTGCAAACTATGTACGCAAAGATTTCCGTCAATTGATCTTTAGTCATTAA
- a CDS encoding AtpZ/AtpI family protein gives MTDKQEDPDRDSNEDIDKWKQVGVYLTIPFVLAVSPIVGWLIGSWLDRKLGMAPYFMYLGVLLGFIAGFRELYRIIKQFGDGK, from the coding sequence TTGACTGACAAACAAGAAGATCCAGATCGCGACTCTAACGAGGATATCGATAAGTGGAAACAGGTCGGGGTATATTTAACCATTCCCTTCGTTTTGGCTGTTTCGCCTATCGTTGGATGGTTAATTGGAAGTTGGTTGGATCGTAAGTTAGGCATGGCCCCCTATTTCATGTATTTAGGAGTCTTGCTTGGGTTTATAGCAGGCTTTCGCGAGTTGTATCGAATTATTAAGCAGTTTGGTGATGGAAAATAA
- a CDS encoding V-type ATP synthase subunit A, with protein MGQVLEIEKEKRAKGKVVKAFGNLLQVRFEGNIRQGEVAMVHVEDVLLKAEVIEIIGNEAKIQVFEDTKGVRLDSPVSFTGDLLEAELGPGLLSSIFDGLQNPLVEVADLSGFFLPKGVYLPALDRKHRWDYEPSAKVGDVLVRGDTLGSTREGRFQHRIMIPFTLFGKYRLTWVIGPGSYNVDTVVAKAVDEAGQEHAFTMVQKWPVKNAMLQGEKIKPTKMMDTGERIIDTQFPLMKGGTFCTPGPFGAGKTVLQHHLSKYADVDIVLFVACGERAGEVVEVLREFPHLIDPHTGETLMKRTVIICNTSSMPVAARESSIYMGITIAEYYRQMGLDVLVLADSTSRWAQALREMSGRLEEIPGEEAFPAYLASRIAEFYERSGVVALRHGKPGSITIGGAVSPAGGNFEEPVTQATLAVVGAFLGLSRSRSDSRRYPAIDPLMSWSKYVDAVGQELSHQVEGWDKMVKRARRILFEGNDIGKRMEVVGEEGIAMGDMLTYLKAELYDFSYLQQNAFDKEDAYCPLKRQIALFELINHIFETDFKFHTHDQAREFFLELQNRIKNMNFVPFESEEYRKAFAHIKGFIEQAHK; from the coding sequence ATGGGACAAGTTTTGGAAATTGAAAAAGAAAAACGTGCCAAGGGCAAAGTTGTCAAAGCGTTTGGAAATCTTTTACAGGTCCGCTTTGAAGGCAATATTCGGCAGGGCGAAGTGGCAATGGTGCATGTCGAAGATGTCTTGCTCAAAGCCGAGGTTATTGAAATCATTGGCAATGAAGCAAAAATTCAAGTGTTTGAAGACACGAAAGGCGTGCGATTAGACAGCCCTGTCTCTTTCACTGGCGATCTGCTAGAGGCCGAGCTCGGGCCTGGTTTATTGAGTTCCATTTTTGATGGATTGCAGAATCCTCTAGTCGAAGTAGCTGACCTGTCCGGCTTCTTCTTGCCAAAAGGGGTTTATCTTCCAGCTCTTGACCGCAAGCACCGCTGGGACTATGAACCATCGGCCAAAGTTGGCGATGTGCTGGTCCGTGGCGATACGCTTGGATCGACAAGGGAAGGGCGCTTTCAGCACCGCATCATGATTCCATTTACGTTGTTTGGCAAGTATCGCTTGACATGGGTCATTGGGCCTGGTTCTTACAATGTTGACACGGTTGTTGCAAAAGCTGTTGATGAAGCTGGCCAAGAGCATGCTTTTACTATGGTTCAGAAATGGCCTGTTAAGAATGCCATGCTGCAAGGGGAGAAAATCAAGCCTACTAAAATGATGGATACGGGTGAGCGAATCATCGATACGCAGTTTCCTCTCATGAAAGGAGGAACCTTTTGTACGCCGGGGCCGTTTGGGGCCGGCAAGACTGTTTTACAGCACCATCTTTCCAAGTATGCCGATGTGGATATTGTGTTGTTTGTTGCATGCGGAGAGCGCGCTGGCGAGGTGGTTGAGGTCTTGAGAGAGTTTCCTCACCTGATCGATCCTCATACTGGCGAAACGTTAATGAAGCGCACAGTTATCATTTGCAATACGTCTTCGATGCCAGTTGCTGCGCGTGAATCGTCCATTTACATGGGGATTACTATTGCTGAATATTACAGGCAGATGGGGTTGGATGTTTTGGTGTTGGCTGACTCGACGTCCCGTTGGGCACAGGCGCTTCGTGAAATGTCTGGGCGCTTGGAAGAGATTCCAGGTGAAGAGGCTTTTCCAGCCTATCTGGCTTCCCGCATTGCCGAGTTTTATGAGCGTTCAGGCGTCGTCGCCTTGCGCCATGGCAAGCCTGGTTCTATTACCATTGGAGGCGCTGTTTCCCCAGCTGGCGGAAACTTTGAAGAGCCTGTAACCCAGGCGACATTAGCGGTTGTAGGAGCCTTTTTAGGGCTTTCCCGTTCCAGATCAGATTCTAGACGTTATCCTGCGATTGATCCATTGATGTCGTGGTCTAAATACGTTGATGCTGTCGGGCAGGAACTGAGCCACCAAGTCGAAGGGTGGGATAAAATGGTTAAGCGTGCCCGCCGCATTTTATTTGAGGGTAATGACATTGGAAAGAGGATGGAGGTCGTGGGCGAAGAGGGGATTGCCATGGGTGACATGCTGACCTATCTTAAGGCCGAGCTTTATGATTTTAGCTATCTTCAGCAAAACGCGTTTGATAAAGAGGATGCGTATTGCCCTTTAAAGCGGCAGATTGCTCTTTTTGAGTTGATCAATCACATTTTCGAGACTGATTTTAAATTTCACACGCATGATCAGGCGCGCGAATTTTTCTTGGAATTGCAAAACCGTATTAAAAATATGAACTTTGTTCCATTCGAATCGGAAGAATACCGCAAAGCTTTTGCTCATATTAAAGGCTTCATAGAACAAGCTCACAAATAA
- a CDS encoding V-type ATP synthase subunit D, translating into MAEVKLTKNELRDQQTRLAQLEKYLPTLQLKKAMLQAEVQEVRLEIHRLEQLLEKKQKEVNVFSSLLATKTSIDPMQAVRIKSVAKRYENIAGVEVPYFEGIEFEDFTYSLFETSPWVDSAILGLRSLVEVCEHIKIANEQKQALEKEWREVSIRVNLFEKILIPRAIENIRTIKVFLGDQQLAAVSRAKVAKAKIEASKQARSAVQQEGI; encoded by the coding sequence GTGGCAGAAGTGAAGTTAACAAAAAATGAATTGCGCGATCAGCAGACTCGCTTGGCGCAGCTCGAAAAGTACTTGCCGACTTTGCAGCTTAAAAAAGCGATGCTGCAAGCGGAGGTGCAAGAGGTACGCCTGGAAATTCATCGGCTTGAGCAACTGCTCGAAAAAAAGCAGAAAGAGGTCAATGTCTTTAGCAGCCTGCTTGCGACTAAAACAAGCATTGATCCTATGCAGGCCGTGCGTATAAAGAGCGTTGCGAAGCGCTATGAGAACATTGCCGGAGTCGAAGTGCCATATTTTGAAGGGATTGAGTTCGAAGATTTTACCTACAGTCTGTTTGAGACTTCCCCTTGGGTTGACTCGGCTATTTTGGGATTGCGTTCGCTTGTGGAAGTGTGTGAGCATATTAAAATTGCAAATGAACAAAAGCAGGCGCTTGAAAAAGAGTGGCGCGAAGTGTCCATTCGGGTCAATCTCTTTGAGAAAATTTTGATTCCCCGGGCTATCGAAAATATTCGCACCATTAAGGTGTTTTTAGGCGATCAGCAGCTGGCGGCCGTGTCGCGTGCTAAAGTAGCCAAGGCAAAGATTGAAGCTAGCAAGCAAGCTCGTTCTGCAGTGCAACAGGAAGGAATCTAG